The Vidua macroura isolate BioBank_ID:100142 chromosome 4, ASM2450914v1, whole genome shotgun sequence genome window below encodes:
- the FOXI3 gene encoding forkhead box protein I3 — protein sequence MSAGELQQAQPRASAPAAAPAPPQPRSAQEAPDMAVYCSENFSVYPQPSLHPPGAAAAAAAAAAAAAAAAASSGQRAGGYALGDYGAPANAGYLWGMNSPAPYLQGPPGAAAAAAAAPFLPPASYGCSRGGQLVGSPPAPGSPSAGGAELSWLSLASQEELLKLVRPPYSYSALIAMAIQSAPERKLTLSHIYQYVAENFPFYKRSKAGWQNSIRHNLSLNDCFRKVPRDEDDPGKGNYWTLDPNCEKMFDNGNFRRKRKRRSEPNAPATASAASSLGGLKAEEERPIPATGKPCGNSPPPELDPSPSARDHPKSSSPSSIISSTPSCLSTFFSGMSSLSGGGSRLTGGLSSDLHHRNFSAGQLSSGTFTPSSSSSQEVPSPDQLQRVAGPSPAYYSSFHPSSGSQGAQYNHYYNFTVNSLIYTRDGTEV from the exons ATGAGCGCCGGTGAGTTGCAGCAGGCGCAGCCCAGAGCCTCGGCGCCGGCGGCCGCTCCCGcgcccccgcagccccgcagCGCCCAGGAAGCCCCCGACATGGCCGTGTACTGCAGCGAGAACTTCAGCGTCtacccccagcccagccttcacccgcccggcgccgccgccgccgccgccgcggccgccgccgccgctgccgccgccgccgcctcctcggGGCAGCGGGCGGGCGGGTACGCGCTGGGGGACTACGGGGCGCCCGCCAACGCCGGGTACCTGTGGGGCATGAACAGCCCCGCGCCCTACCTGCAGggcccgcccggcgccgccgccgccgccgccgccgcgcccttCCTGCCGCCCGCCTCGTACGGCTGCTCGCGGGGCGGGCAGCTCGTGGGCTCGCCCCCGGCGCCCGGCTCGCCGTCGGCGGGCGGCGCGGAGCTGAgctggctcagcctggccagccaggaggagctgctgaagcTGGTGCGGCCGCCCTACTCGTACTCGGCGCTGATCGCCATGGCCATCCAGAGCGCGCCCGAGAGGAAGCTCACCCTCAGCCACATCTACCAGTACGTGGCCGAGAACTTCCCCTTCTACAAGCGCAGCAAGGCCGGGTGGCAGAACAGCATCCGCCACAACCTCAGCCTCAACGACTGCTTCCGCAAGGTGCCCCGCGACGAGGACGACCCCG GGAAGGGAAACTACTGGACCTTAGATCCCAACTGTGAGAAGATGTTTGACAACGGGAACTTCCGTCGCAAACGCAAGCGGCGCTCTGAGCCCAACGCCCCCGCGACCGCCTCTGCGGCCTCCTCTCTGGGGGGCCTGAAGGCCGAGGAAGAGCGACCCATCCCAGCCACGGGCAAACCATGTGGAAACAGCCcacccccagagctggaccCCTCACCCTCTGCCAGGGACCATCCCAAAAGTTCCTCTCCCTCCAGTATCATTTCATCCACGCCCAGCTGTCTCAGCACCTTCTTCAGCGGCATGAGCTCCCTGAGCGGCGGAGGCAGCCGGCTGACCGGGGGTCTCAGCAGTGACCTGCACCACAGGAACTTCTCTGCTGGACAGCTGAGCAGTGGCACTTTCAccccttccagcagctcttctCAGGAGGTGCCTTCCCCAGACCAGCTGCAGCGGGTCGCGGGACCTTCCCCTGCCTACTACAGCTCCTTCCACCCCAGCAGCGGCAGCCAGGGAGCCCAGTACAACCACTACTACAACTTCACAGTCAACAGCCTCATCTACACACGGGATGGGACAGAGGTGTag